The following proteins are encoded in a genomic region of Oryctolagus cuniculus chromosome 13, mOryCun1.1, whole genome shotgun sequence:
- the LOC127483432 gene encoding LOW QUALITY PROTEIN: exocyst complex component 8-like (The sequence of the model RefSeq protein was modified relative to this genomic sequence to represent the inferred CDS: inserted 5 bases in 4 codons; deleted 2 bases in 1 codon), producing MAMAMAGSGASXQLESGGFEARLYVKQLSQQPDGDRDLQEHLQRIQALAEETAQNLKRSVYQNYRQFLETAREISYLESEMYQLSHLLTEQESSLESIPLTLLPAAAAAAGAGAASGGEEGSGGAXGRDHLRGQAGFFPRPGGASRDSSGPGEEGKQRTLTTQLEKVEGCRHLLETPGQYLVYNGDLVEYEADHMAQLQRVHGFLMNDCLLVATWLPQRRGMYRYNALYPLDGLAVVNVKDNPPMKDMFKLLMFPESRIFQAENAKIKREWLEVLEETKRALSEKRRREQEEAAAPRGPPQVTSKATNPFEDDEEEPAVPEVEEEKVDLSMEWIQELPEDLDVCIAQRDFEGAVDLLDKLNHYLEDKPSPPVKELRAKVDERVRQLTEVLVFELSPDRSLRGGPKATRRAVSQLIRLGQCTKAFELFLRNRAAAVHTAIRQLRIEGATLLYIHKLCHVFFTCLLETAREFETDVAGTDSGCYSAFVVWARSAMGMFVDAFSKQVFDSKESLSTAAECVKVAKEXGDIGLDLTFIIRALLVKDIQGALHSYKEIIIEATKHRNSEEMWRRMNLMTPEAXGKLKEEMRSCGVSNFEQYTGDDCWVNLSYTVVAFTKQTVGFLEEALKLYFPELHMVLLESLVEIILVAVQHVNYSLQCEPDPEKKAFIRQNASFLHETVLPVVEKRFEEGVRKPAKQLQDLRNASRLMPVNPESTTSVV from the exons ATGGCGATGGCAATGGCGGGCAGTGGAGCGA CGCAGCTAGAATCAGGGGGCTTTGAGGCACGGCTGTACGTGAAGCAGCTCTCGCAGCAGCCGGACGGGGACCGGGACCTCCAGGAGCACCTGCAGCGCATCCAGGCTTTGGCGGAGGAGACAGCGCAAAACCTGAAACGCAGCGTCTACCAGAACTACCGGCAGTTCTTAGAGACGGCCCGCGAGATCTCCTACCTGGAGAGCGAGATGTACCAGCTCAGCCATCTCCTGACGGAACAGGAGAGCAGCCTGGAGAGCATCCCGCTCACCTTGctgccggccgccgccgccgccgcgggggccggcgccgccTCCGGCGGGGAGGAGGGGTCAGGTGGCGC GGGCCGAGACCACCTCCGAGGCCAGGCCGGCTTTTTTCCCAGGCCCGGGGGCGCCTCGCGTGACAGTTCCGGCCCGGGCGAGGAAGGAAAGCAGCGCACTCTGACCACCCAGCTTGAAAAGGTGGAAGGCTGCAGGCACCTGCTGGAGACCCCGGGGCAGTACCTGGTGTACAACGGGGACCTGGTGGAATACGAAGCGGATCACATGGCCCAGCTGCAGCGGGTGCACGGCTTTCTCATGAACGACTGTCTGCTG GTGGCCACCTGGCTGCCCCAGCGGCGGGGGATGTATCGCTACAACGCTCTCTATCCCCTAGATGGCCTGGCCGTGGTCAATGTCAAGGACAACCCACCCATGAAGGACATGTTCAAGCTGCTGATGTTCCCCGAGAGTCGCATTTTTCAGGCAGAAAATGCCAAAATAAAACGAGAGTGGCTGGAGGTGCTGGAAGAAACCAAGAGGGCCCTCAGTGAAAAAAGACGAAGGGAACAGGAGGAAGCAGCGGCCCCTAGAGGACCTCCCCAAGTGACCTCCAAGGCCACGAACCCGTTTGAGGATGATGAAGAAGAGCCAGCTGTCCCCgaggtagaggaagagaaggTGGACTTATCGATGGAGTGGATCCAGGAGTTACCTGAAGACCTGGATGTGTGCATTGCTCAGAGGGACTTTGAGGGGGCCGTTGACCTGCTAGATAAATTGAATCATTACCTAGAAGACAAGCCCAGCCCACCTGTAAAAGAACTCAGGGCCAAGGTGGATGAGCGTGTCCGGCAGCTCACGGAGGTGCTGGTTTTTGAACTGTCCCCAGATCGTTCCTTGCGTGGTGGGCCCAAGGCTACTCGCAGGGCGGTTTCTCAGCTAATCCGGCTTGGCCAGTGCACAAAGGCTTTCGAGCTGTTTTTGAGAAACAGAGCGGCAGCCGTGCACACGGCCATCCGTCAGCTTCGCATTGAAGGTGCCACTTTACTCTATATTCATAAGCTGTGCCATGTCTTCTTTACGTGTCTTCTTGAGACTGCCAGAGAATTTGAGACAGATGTCGCCGGCACCGACAGTGGCTGCTACTCTGCCTTTGTGGTCTGGGCGAGATCAGCCATGGGCATGTTCGTAGATGCTTTCAGCAAGCAGGTGTTTGATAGCAAAGAGAGCCTGTCCACGGCGGCAGAGTGCGTCAAAGTGGCTAAGG TGGGTGATATTGGACTAGACCTCACCTTCATCATCCGTGCCCTTCTGGTGAAAGACATCCAAGGGGCCTTGCACAGTTACAAAGAAATCATCATTGAAGCCACCAAACATCGCAACTCGGAGGAGATGTGGAGGAGGATGAACTTGATGACTCCAGAGG CTGGCAAGCTCAAAGAAGAGATGAGAAGTTGCGGGGTGAGTAACTTTGAGCAGTATACAGGGGATGACTGCTGGGTGAACCTAAGTTACACAGTGGTCGCTTTCACCAAACAGACCGTGGGATTTTTGGAAGAGGCCTTAAAGCTGTATTTCCCAGAGCTGCACATGGTACTGTTGGAGAGCCTGGTGGAAATCATTCTGGTTGCCGTCCAGCATGTGAATTATAGCCTTCAGTGCGAGCCGGATCCAGAGAAGAAGGCTTTTATCCGACAGAATGCGTCCTTTCTACATGAAACGGTGCTCCCTGTGGTGGAGAAAAGGTTTGAAGAAGGTGTGAGGAAACCTGCCAAGCAACTCCAAGACCTGAGGAACGCATCTAGACTCATGCCGGTGAATCCTGAAAGTACAACATCAGTCGTCTGA